In Flavobacterium sp. 83, the genomic window TTTCAGGAATAGTAAATTGAGCAAAACTAATTTGTGTAAATAAAAAACAAACTAATAGCTTTAGGAAAATTGAGTTAATCTTTTTTTGTAATAGCATTATCCTTTAGATATTTCGTTTGATAATTCATTGGTGTCGTCAGCTGACCAAGGGAAATGTTTTTTCAATTGTTCCCCAGTCATTAAAATTCCATCAATTAGTCCTTGTTTGAAATTTCCATTTTTAAAATGGTTTTTCATCACTTCTTTTGTGGTATCCCAAAAATTATCGGCTACAAGATCATTGATTCCTTTATCTCCACAAATCACAAATTTTTTATCGGAAACAGCCAGATAAATTAAAACGCCATTTTGAAGTTGGGTTTCGTTCATTTTCAATTCATGAAAAACTTCCAAAGCCCTGTCAAAAGGAACTTCGGAAGTTGTTTTTTCTATATGAACTCTAATTTCGCCAGAAGTGTTTTTTTCGGCCACACGAATAGCTTCAACAATGGCTTGTTCTTCTTCTTGGGTTAAAAAATCTTCTACTTTTGACATTGAAATATTTTTGAGTTAAGATTTGTGATTTTTGACTTTAGAATAAATACTTCTAAAATCCCAAATCGTTAATTCTAATTTTGAATTAATTGTTTTAGAATTTTACTTCTGGAGCTTTATCTGAACCTACTGTTGCTTCAAAATAAGGTTTTTCTTTAAGTCCATACATACCGGCCAAGATATTTCTTGGGAAAGTATTGATATTGTTGTTATATGGCTTAACAGCCTCGTTAAAACGGGTTCTAGCGGTCAAAATTTGGTTTTCAGTACTAGCTAGTTCATCCTGTAATTTCATAAAACTGGCATCAGCTTTTAGATTTGGATATTGTTCAACGCTTACTAATAATTTAGATAAAGAAGAAGATACACCAGATTGAGCCGAATTAAATGCAGCTAATTGTTCTGGAGTTACTTTGGTTGGGTCAATAGTTATAGCAGTTGCTTTAGCTCTTGCTTCGATGACAGCTGTTAAAGTACTTTTTTCATGTTCAGCATACCCTTTTACAGTGCTAACTATATTTGGTATAAGATCATTTCTTCTTTGGTAGGCTGTATTAACATTTCCCCAACTTTCTTTTACGTCTTGTTCAAGTGTCACTGCATTATTATAAATTCCAGAAGACCAGCTATAAATTCCAATAAGTATTACTGCTCCAATAATCCAAGGTAAAAATTTTTTAAAATCCATGTTTCTATTTAATTTAAAGTTTGTTGTTGTTTGATTGTTTTATAATTGATTTTTAATATTCGTTAATTGTGTTCGTATGGTTTCCAGCTTTCGAATAATTTCAAATTTATCCAAGGTTTTCTTTTGGCCTTCTTTCAAATGTGTTTTGGCACCTTCCAATGTAAAACCTCTTTCTTTCACTAAATGGAAGATTAGTTGTAAATTAGTCACGTCTTCGGGAGTAAACATTCTGTTACCTTTGGCGTTCTTCTTCGGTTTCAGAATATCAAATTCATTATCCCAAAAACGAATTAGTGAAGCATTCACATCAAATGCCTTGGCTACTTCGCCAATGCTGTAATATCTTTTATCTTTAGAAAGCTCAATATGCATACTATTTTTTATTTGACTTTTTAATTCTGCTACTATGTATTTGTAGATTTTTCCCCTTCTATGCCAGATTACGCTATTACAAGTATTAATCTAATGATTGATTTTCTTGGTTAGCCAATTTTGAAATGGCAACATA contains:
- a CDS encoding TPM domain-containing protein, producing the protein MSKVEDFLTQEEEQAIVEAIRVAEKNTSGEIRVHIEKTTSEVPFDRALEVFHELKMNETQLQNGVLIYLAVSDKKFVICGDKGINDLVADNFWDTTKEVMKNHFKNGNFKQGLIDGILMTGEQLKKHFPWSADDTNELSNEISKG
- a CDS encoding LemA family protein; amino-acid sequence: MDFKKFLPWIIGAVILIGIYSWSSGIYNNAVTLEQDVKESWGNVNTAYQRRNDLIPNIVSTVKGYAEHEKSTLTAVIEARAKATAITIDPTKVTPEQLAAFNSAQSGVSSSLSKLLVSVEQYPNLKADASFMKLQDELASTENQILTARTRFNEAVKPYNNNINTFPRNILAGMYGLKEKPYFEATVGSDKAPEVKF
- a CDS encoding MerR family transcriptional regulator, whose product is MHIELSKDKRYYSIGEVAKAFDVNASLIRFWDNEFDILKPKKNAKGNRMFTPEDVTNLQLIFHLVKERGFTLEGAKTHLKEGQKKTLDKFEIIRKLETIRTQLTNIKNQL